GCAGCCGCGAGGAATACCGGCGGCTGGCGAAGTCGGGAAAAACAGATATCCGTTTCGACGCCAGGTACGATTACGCCGAGGCCGAGGCGATGGGCTGCCGCCTGACCGCGCCCTATCTGGACGCCTCCGTCACAAGGCTCTACAAACGGGGCGGCGACGGCTTTTCTTCGGCCGCGCTGCTGAAGGATTCGGATATCTCCGCCAAATACGGGGAATACCTTTCAGACAAGCGCCGCGACGCCGTCTACTATGATACCGTCGCCGGGGCCGTGGGGGCCGTGCTCTCGGGAAAGCAGAGCGTGACCTATTTATACCGCCGCAGCGCCGAGCTGGCCGCCCAGAACGACGAAACGAACCGGCTGATGATAGAAGACCTCTACGGCTACAACACCTCCTTCGCCGTTGCCGTCAGCGGCCGCCAGAGCCATCTGCTCTTTTCGATACTCAACAAGAGCGTCCTCAGTATCAAAAACGAGGAGATAAAGGCGATCGACCAAAGGCATGCCTCCTATACTGAAAAACCGTTCTCGTTTGTGGGCTTTATCTACGGCAGCCCGCTCGTAGTTTCCGGGATCGTCGCCGCCCTCTTTATCATGCTGGGCCTTGCCGCCTTTTCCGTCCTGCTCTCCCGTAAGAGGAGGCGCGAACATGCGCAGCTGGCCGAGGAAAAGCGCCGCAGCGGACTCCTCGCCGACGCGCTCGCGGCGGGTGAACGCGCGGACGCCGCCAAGAGCCAGTTCCTTTCGCGCGTCTCGCATGAGATGCGGACGCCGCTGAACGCGATCATCGGCTTCATAACCCTGGCCAGGGGGGCGGAGCCGCGGCAGCTCGAGGGCTATCTCACCAACACGGAGGTCGCCTCCAAACAACTGCTCTTGGTGATAAACGACGTGCTTGACATGTCGTCGATCGAATCCGGCAAGATGAAGATCGCCCACGCGCCCTTTGACTTCCGGCACATGATCCACAGCGTCACCAGCCTTTATCTCGCGCAGTGCCATCAGAAGGGGCTGCTATATGAGACGAAGCTGCTGACGCCGGTGGACGACTGGTTCATCGGCGATCAGCTGCGCGTGAACCAGATCTTGATGAACCTGCTCAGCAACGCCGTGAAATTCACGACGGAGGGGCATGTCTGGCTCAAGATCAGCCAGCGCGACGCTTCCGGGAACAAGGCCTTTATCCGTATCGAGGTATCCGACACCGGCTGCGGCATCACGAAAGAGATGCAGGCGCGGCTTTTCAAGCCCTTTGAGCAGGAGAGCGCCGCCGTCGCGCAGAAATACGGAGGCAGCGGGCTCGGCCTCTCGATCGTGAAGAGCCTCGTCAGCATGATGGACGGCGCGATTTGTGTGGAAAGCGTCAGCGGAAAGGGGACGGCCTTTGTCGTAGACCTTCCTTTCATTAAGGGAGAGGCCTTGCTGGACGCGCAGATGCCGGCGGGGATCGAAAAACTGCGCGTTCTGGCCGTGGACGACGAGCCCGCCGAGCGCGAGTACATATCGGTAGTGCTGGGGCGCATCGGCGTGCGCTACGCCTGCGTCGGGGACGGCAAAGCCGCCATCGCCGAGCTCGAACGCTGCGCGGGCGAGGACGCTCCCTATAACATCTGCCTGATAGACTGGAAAATACCCAACATGGACGGCATAGAGATCACAAAGCGCATCAGGGAAAAATTCAACAGGAACGTCATCATCATCGTCGTCTCGGCTTACGAGCATAATCAGGCCGGAGAAAGCGCCGTAGAGGCGGGGGCGAATATGTTCATCCCCAAGCCTCTTTTCCAGTCCTCGCTTTTCGACCTCTTTATGACGCTGACCGGCGGCGGCGTCGCGGGGAAAAAGGCGGCGCCCGCCGCGCCGCGCGACTTCAGCGGAAAGCGCGTCCTTCTCGCCGAGGACAACGCCATGAACCGCATGGTGGCGGAGGGGCTGCTCGGCAAGTTCGGCCTGGAGTGCGATTCGGTCATGGACGGGCGGATGGCGGTCGATAAATTCCTGGCCTCGGCCCCGGGCTATTACGACGCGATCCTTATGGATATCCAGATGCCGCATATGAACGGCTACGAGGCCGCGCGCGCGATACGCTGCTCCGCACACCCCGAAGCGAAGACGATACAGATCATCGCGCTGACCGCCGACGCTTTCAACGAGGATATTACGAAGACGCTTTCCAACGGCATGAACGGCCACGTAGCCAAGCCGATCGAGCCTGATGTGCTGGCGGAGGCGCTGGACACGGCTTTTAAAGCCGAACAGACGCGCCGGCAGGGATAAATCCATAAACTAAAGAGACCTTTTCGTAAGAGGCCCGCCGCCTGCGTCGGATCTTATCGGTTCCCGGGCGGCGGGTCTGGCGTTTGGCTTCGCCGGGTCCAGCCGGCGAAGGCCGGAGCGGCGGGAAAGCCGTTTTTCTGCCGCCGCGTATGGTCCTATGGCTCGCGGGGCGGAATGATTGGATTTTCACGGAAGCTCGCTTGGCAGTTCGTCTCGCTTCCGGTCTCTGAAAAGCGTATTTTACCCGATTCCCTTTTCATGTGATGGCCCTATTATTTTATCGTGCGCAGAATCTAAAAAAGTTATAAAAAAGAAAAGGGGGCGCCGATCATGAAGGGGCTTAGTATAATGTCTGGCCGCAGTTGTATCCTGTGGTGTTCTATGATCGCCTTATTCGTTTTTCCCGCCGTGCCTCTGGCCAGCGATACGAAACCGCGCCTTAGGGCGTCCTCTTTTCTATGCCACGATTTTTCCGACGCTCCGCAGTCGCGTTTTGTCGAAATGAGCGATAAAGCCTTCGGCAGAGAATGTGAAAAACTCAGGAAAGAACTTGAAGACAGCTACAACGCCTATTATATGATGCTTGACGACGGCGGGCGGCGCGAGCTCTTTGAGAGCGAGGTCTTCTGGGAGAAATACCTTCGCTGCTATCAGAAGAACCTCTGCGATACGCTTGACCGGCCGCTGCTGATATTCACCGGGGAGGCCAAGAGCCCGGTCATTACCAACGTATACCGGGAGATCGTCACAGATATCCTCAGATGGCGTATAAATGATCTGAAGAGGTGGGAGAAGGGGCGTTATCTCTCCAATGCCAATAACAGCACCGAGGATATCGAGCGGAAGCTCTCCGGGGAGCGGCGCCGGTATACCCAACTGAAGAGCGACGCCGTTCTGCTGAGATACGTCCTCTACCATTACGACAGGAGAAACATGGACAAGACCGCCAACCTCTTCGGAGAGAAGAAGCTGGATTTCCTTGAAAACAGGACCAGCGACAAGCGGACGCTGCTCTGCGAACAGCTTGAGATGAGAACGCGCGGAA
The window above is part of the Cloacibacillus evryensis DSM 19522 genome. Proteins encoded here:
- a CDS encoding response regulator — its product is MRERRQTAGLVAGVIICFLLILCASPCAAAAHGQDLRTVRVGFFAFDGYHVTSGDGARSGYGYDLLQHMAGYTDWRYEYVGYGKGWGEMQRMLEKGEIDLLTSAQNTAERRKRFDFSDRPVGTSAAILTVKAGDKKFALKDYANWNGMRVGMIRRNSRNDDLAGFAAQKGFSYSTVYFDDTASMVKSLKTGGEIDAALTSNLRSIDDEWVLAQFASSPFYIMTRKGNRRLMAEVNEALEQLSNDEPELLTMLMNKYYTPDCGEEIAFTVEERAYIEAMRGVKLTALINPDRAPFSSFENGRPVGIISDIARMITERSGLNIQLIETGSREEYRRLAKSGKTDIRFDARYDYAEAEAMGCRLTAPYLDASVTRLYKRGGDGFSSAALLKDSDISAKYGEYLSDKRRDAVYYDTVAGAVGAVLSGKQSVTYLYRRSAELAAQNDETNRLMIEDLYGYNTSFAVAVSGRQSHLLFSILNKSVLSIKNEEIKAIDQRHASYTEKPFSFVGFIYGSPLVVSGIVAALFIMLGLAAFSVLLSRKRRREHAQLAEEKRRSGLLADALAAGERADAAKSQFLSRVSHEMRTPLNAIIGFITLARGAEPRQLEGYLTNTEVASKQLLLVINDVLDMSSIESGKMKIAHAPFDFRHMIHSVTSLYLAQCHQKGLLYETKLLTPVDDWFIGDQLRVNQILMNLLSNAVKFTTEGHVWLKISQRDASGNKAFIRIEVSDTGCGITKEMQARLFKPFEQESAAVAQKYGGSGLGLSIVKSLVSMMDGAICVESVSGKGTAFVVDLPFIKGEALLDAQMPAGIEKLRVLAVDDEPAEREYISVVLGRIGVRYACVGDGKAAIAELERCAGEDAPYNICLIDWKIPNMDGIEITKRIREKFNRNVIIIVVSAYEHNQAGESAVEAGANMFIPKPLFQSSLFDLFMTLTGGGVAGKKAAPAAPRDFSGKRVLLAEDNAMNRMVAEGLLGKFGLECDSVMDGRMAVDKFLASAPGYYDAILMDIQMPHMNGYEAARAIRCSAHPEAKTIQIIALTADAFNEDITKTLSNGMNGHVAKPIEPDVLAEALDTAFKAEQTRRQG